In one window of Paracoccus saliphilus DNA:
- a CDS encoding enoyl-CoA hydratase: MADLVLREDTDHVARLVLNSPSNFNALSLEMIDALSDAFRAIEADDTIRAVILAAEGKAFSAGHDLRQMQAARQNEDAGRAAYDKLFGRCAGMMQMIPALPQPVIAEVQGIATAAGCQLVASCDLAVAAEGVRFGVNGVNIGLFCSTPMVALTRAVPPKAAFEMLTTGEFILADRARELGLVNRVVPADELADTAMNMARLIASKLPSAVRMGKRAFHEQIRLGLSAAYDSAGATMCENMMLPDTDEGIDAFLEKRKPNWG; encoded by the coding sequence ATGGCAGACCTCGTCTTGCGCGAAGATACCGATCACGTGGCGCGGCTGGTGCTGAACAGCCCATCGAACTTCAACGCCCTGTCGCTGGAAATGATCGACGCCCTGTCGGATGCCTTCCGGGCGATCGAGGCCGACGATACGATTCGCGCGGTGATTCTGGCAGCGGAAGGCAAGGCATTCTCGGCTGGCCACGATCTGCGGCAGATGCAGGCGGCTCGTCAAAACGAGGATGCGGGCCGAGCGGCGTATGACAAGCTGTTCGGGCGCTGCGCCGGGATGATGCAGATGATCCCGGCCCTGCCCCAACCGGTCATCGCCGAGGTTCAGGGTATAGCTACAGCCGCGGGCTGCCAGCTCGTCGCCTCATGCGATCTGGCAGTTGCCGCCGAAGGAGTTCGCTTCGGTGTCAACGGTGTGAATATCGGGCTCTTCTGCTCGACCCCGATGGTCGCGCTGACCCGGGCGGTGCCTCCGAAAGCGGCGTTCGAGATGCTGACGACCGGCGAGTTCATCCTGGCGGACCGCGCCCGCGAACTGGGGCTTGTCAACCGGGTCGTTCCCGCCGATGAACTGGCCGATACGGCAATGAACATGGCACGCCTGATCGCCTCGAAACTACCCTCGGCCGTACGCATGGGAAAACGCGCCTTCCACGAGCAGATCCGCCTCGGCCTGTCGGCCGCCTATGACAGCGCGGGTGCCACGATGTGCGAGAACATGATGCTGCCGGACACAGACGAAGGCATTGATGCTTTCCTGGAAAAACGCAAGCCGAACTGGGGCTGA
- a CDS encoding PaaI family thioesterase, producing MDIVMDADALNEFLSSEFPQVAAEYRVERVDRSRLMVRLKVGEAHLRPGGTVSGPSIFALADLAVYCAILARIGPVALAVTTNASIDFMRKPEAGKDLIAECRVLKLGRVLAVAEALIYSKGGAEPVARCSMTYSIPPKR from the coding sequence ATGGATATCGTAATGGACGCGGATGCGCTGAATGAGTTTCTGAGCAGCGAGTTTCCACAGGTGGCGGCAGAGTACCGGGTCGAGCGGGTGGATCGGTCCAGGCTGATGGTGCGGTTGAAGGTGGGGGAAGCGCATCTACGTCCCGGCGGAACCGTCAGCGGTCCGTCTATCTTCGCATTGGCTGACTTGGCGGTCTATTGCGCAATCCTTGCTCGGATCGGTCCGGTCGCATTGGCCGTCACGACGAATGCCTCGATCGACTTCATGCGCAAGCCCGAGGCGGGCAAGGATCTGATCGCTGAGTGCCGGGTACTGAAGCTTGGCCGTGTATTGGCGGTTGCCGAGGCGCTGATCTATTCCAAAGGCGGGGCCGAGCCGGTTGCGCGCTGCTCCATGACCTACTCGATTCCGCCGAAAAGGTAG
- a CDS encoding universal stress protein, producing MPENVLLPIDLQQAESWEMTLTAARRQVDEGGTIHLLGIVPDIGSSMVATYLPKGYEVQALQAMKDGLDRFAKEHFPEGAKVETHVGHGHVAETILKIARKARADIIVMASPQRDELRSILISSHTNAVVRHSPCSVLVVR from the coding sequence ATGCCTGAGAACGTCCTTCTACCCATTGACCTGCAACAGGCTGAAAGCTGGGAAATGACCCTGACAGCTGCCCGGCGGCAGGTCGACGAGGGGGGCACGATCCACCTGTTGGGGATCGTGCCCGATATCGGCAGTTCAATGGTTGCGACCTATCTGCCAAAGGGCTATGAGGTGCAGGCCCTGCAGGCCATGAAAGACGGCCTGGACCGTTTTGCGAAAGAGCATTTCCCGGAAGGCGCAAAGGTCGAGACTCATGTCGGTCATGGCCATGTTGCCGAGACGATCCTGAAAATCGCCAGGAAGGCTCGGGCCGACATCATCGTGATGGCCAGCCCGCAACGTGACGAGTTACGGAGCATCCTGATCAGCAGCCATACCAATGCCGTGGTTCGGCACTCGCCCTGCTCGGTCCTGGTCGTGCGCTGA
- a CDS encoding threonine dehydratase, with protein MRFTIDDLQQAAQLVYTQMQPTPQYAWPQLARRLGCEVWVKHENHGPTGAFKTRGGITFIDWMRRARPELKGICTATRGNHGQSQARAASAAGLTAKIYVPFGNSVEKNMAMRAFGAELIEFGEDFDEARVEAFRVAEEEGLLIVPPFHRELVRGVATYAYELFTAVPDLDTVYVPIGCGSGICGTILARDALGLSVEVVGVVSAEAQCPKLSVEAGRLIETGSPRTIADGMAVRVPVPEALAIYGPGAARFVTVTDAELAAAMRVYYTDIHNIAEAAGAASLAALMQDKERMRGKKVGVILSGGNIDKGWYLDVLQGSLPQIQG; from the coding sequence GTGAGATTCACCATCGACGATTTGCAGCAGGCCGCGCAGCTGGTCTACACGCAGATGCAGCCAACGCCTCAATATGCCTGGCCGCAATTGGCGCGTCGGCTTGGATGCGAAGTCTGGGTCAAACATGAGAACCACGGGCCTACGGGCGCCTTCAAGACGCGAGGTGGAATCACCTTCATCGACTGGATGCGGCGCGCCCGTCCAGAGTTGAAAGGGATCTGCACGGCGACACGGGGAAATCATGGGCAATCACAAGCGCGGGCTGCTTCTGCCGCCGGATTGACCGCGAAGATATATGTGCCTTTCGGCAACTCGGTCGAGAAGAACATGGCGATGCGTGCCTTCGGGGCCGAACTGATCGAATTCGGCGAGGATTTCGACGAGGCGCGCGTGGAAGCCTTTCGCGTCGCCGAGGAGGAGGGGCTATTGATCGTGCCGCCCTTCCACCGGGAACTGGTGCGCGGTGTCGCAACCTATGCCTATGAATTGTTCACTGCCGTTCCCGATCTCGACACGGTCTATGTGCCGATCGGCTGTGGTTCGGGTATCTGCGGCACCATCCTGGCCCGTGACGCCCTTGGGCTTTCGGTCGAGGTGGTGGGCGTGGTTTCAGCTGAGGCACAATGCCCGAAGCTTTCGGTGGAGGCGGGCAGGCTCATCGAGACGGGCTCTCCCCGGACGATCGCCGACGGGATGGCGGTCCGGGTTCCCGTTCCCGAGGCGCTGGCGATCTATGGCCCCGGCGCGGCGCGTTTCGTGACCGTGACCGATGCCGAGTTGGCTGCGGCCATGCGGGTCTATTACACCGATATTCACAACATTGCCGAAGCCGCTGGTGCCGCATCTCTGGCCGCACTGATGCAGGACAAAGAGAGGATGCGGGGCAAGAAGGTCGGTGTCATCCTTTCGGGTGGAAACATCGATAAGGGCTGGTATCTTGATGTTCTGCAAGGCAGCCTGCCACAGATTCAGGGATAG
- the drt3b gene encoding antiviral reverse transcriptase Drt3b: protein MLDPKLNKLRPLLTETLPYEVPVNYSNEFLYVSEARKNEISDQVRQFIDSKYRKRLKEGEYTIPFTYPVRRGDRSPNKISIVHPLQQLHISDFMHEYAETILQECSESPNSLRAPYEVLSPIAKSELKKLGDVKKIGVPHVAPRDGKLDLSFAASYFSVRKYNLLDKFYNSNELVRLESRFSMMRSIDVTKCFFNIYTHSITWAVKDKRYSKNHANKYTFEGRFDTLMQRSNYNETNGIVVGPEVSRIFAEIIFQKIDINIRDSLAADGLVSERDYAIRRYVDDFFIFSSDLKTMDTVFDCVQRSLEAYKLYLNEGKSRFSTRPFVTNITRAKQGVSKLSDEIVELSSKALCEEPDKQREIYLKFRQVLEDLRLIVSDNKASFSEATGSTYFKLSKAVRCLRSISKTVTEETEVDLVNRIRGLVRILFYIVASDFRVAPIYRSYQIIEELLRLNENLRKSTSEAMMDRLNYEVCELIKSNLPEEKNLNNGVISLELCNLLLLGSLVGTKRFNQQPVVEEIAEKALRSSSLGYFSFVALMYIFGQSDGLNTQRVAQVSEKVFTDITARATDVRTEAELYLLVSDYLSCPYVTRDRKRDVLDAIYGERSFSNEAIDILALHVAFVDWSGGRTSHFLRRKRLQPVYNLVA, encoded by the coding sequence ATGCTTGACCCGAAGTTGAATAAGTTGAGGCCGTTGCTGACCGAGACACTTCCGTATGAAGTGCCTGTGAACTACTCAAATGAATTCCTTTATGTTTCTGAGGCTAGGAAAAACGAGATCTCAGATCAGGTTAGGCAATTTATCGATTCAAAGTACAGAAAGCGATTGAAGGAAGGGGAGTACACTATTCCTTTTACGTACCCTGTTCGTCGCGGTGATCGCAGCCCGAACAAAATCAGTATTGTTCATCCTCTTCAACAGCTTCATATTTCGGACTTTATGCACGAATATGCGGAAACCATACTTCAAGAATGCTCGGAGAGTCCTAATAGCCTGCGCGCCCCTTACGAAGTTCTCTCGCCGATAGCGAAGAGTGAGCTTAAGAAACTTGGTGACGTTAAAAAGATTGGCGTGCCTCACGTTGCGCCAAGAGATGGAAAGCTTGATCTGAGTTTTGCAGCTTCTTATTTTTCGGTTAGAAAATATAACTTGCTGGATAAGTTCTACAACTCCAACGAGCTTGTTAGACTTGAGAGTCGTTTTTCCATGATGCGATCAATTGATGTAACCAAATGCTTCTTCAATATCTATACGCATTCGATAACCTGGGCCGTGAAGGATAAAAGATATTCAAAGAATCATGCAAATAAATACACCTTTGAGGGTCGTTTTGATACGCTAATGCAAAGGTCAAATTACAATGAAACAAACGGCATTGTTGTTGGGCCGGAAGTTTCCAGAATATTTGCAGAAATTATATTTCAAAAGATTGATATAAACATCAGAGATAGTTTGGCGGCTGACGGGCTGGTCTCGGAGCGCGACTATGCCATCCGCAGATATGTCGATGATTTTTTTATTTTCTCATCAGATTTGAAAACTATGGATACTGTCTTCGATTGCGTTCAAAGGAGTCTTGAAGCCTACAAGCTTTATTTGAATGAAGGAAAGAGTAGATTTTCTACCCGCCCGTTCGTTACCAACATCACGAGAGCAAAACAAGGCGTCTCTAAGCTGTCCGATGAAATTGTCGAGTTGTCTTCAAAGGCGCTATGTGAGGAGCCGGACAAGCAGAGAGAGATTTATCTTAAGTTCCGCCAAGTCTTGGAAGACTTGAGGTTAATTGTGAGTGACAACAAGGCATCATTTTCTGAGGCTACTGGGAGCACCTATTTCAAACTTTCAAAAGCAGTACGATGCTTGCGAAGCATTTCAAAAACCGTGACAGAAGAAACAGAAGTTGACCTTGTGAATCGCATCCGTGGTCTCGTAAGGATTCTGTTCTACATTGTCGCTTCTGATTTTCGCGTGGCTCCAATCTATAGATCATATCAAATCATAGAAGAATTGCTGCGATTGAATGAGAACTTACGTAAATCCACATCAGAGGCAATGATGGATCGACTTAACTATGAGGTTTGCGAGTTGATAAAATCAAATCTCCCCGAGGAAAAGAATTTGAATAACGGTGTTATTTCATTGGAGTTATGTAATTTGTTGTTATTGGGTAGTTTGGTGGGTACTAAAAGGTTTAATCAGCAGCCGGTGGTTGAAGAGATTGCGGAAAAAGCACTTCGATCCAGTTCACTTGGTTATTTTTCATTTGTGGCGTTGATGTACATTTTTGGACAGTCTGACGGCTTAAATACTCAACGAGTAGCGCAAGTTTCCGAAAAGGTTTTTACCGATATAACCGCAAGGGCCACTGATGTAAGGACTGAGGCGGAGCTTTATTTGCTTGTCAGCGACTATTTAAGCTGCCCCTATGTGACACGTGATAGGAAGAGAGACGTTCTGGATGCTATCTATGGGGAAAGAAGTTTCTCAAATGAGGCTATTGATATTCTTGCGCTACATGTTGCATTTGTCGACTGGAGCGGGGGGAGAACGTCACATTTCTTGCGCAGAAAGCGTTTGCAACCAGTGTATAACCTTGTAGCCTAG
- a CDS encoding formate--tetrahydrofolate ligase, with protein MTSDIQIARAATKRPIAEIAEGLGLGVDQILPYGHDKAKITHDAIATLTDRPMGRLVLVTAISPTPAGEGKTTTTVGLGDALNRIGKRATICIREASLGPNFGMKGGAAGGGRAQIVPMEEMNLHFTGDFHAITSAHNLLAAMIDNHIYWGNALDIDTRRITWRRVMDMNDRALRDVALGLGGVANGFVRQSGFDITVASEVMAILCLASDLGDLQERLGRIVIGYSRDRQPVTARDLKADGAMTVLLKDALQPNLVQTLENNPALVHGGPFANIAHGCNSVTATRTALHLSDYVVTEAGFGADLGAEKFLDIKCRLAELSPSAVVLVATIRALKMNGGVAKADLGGEDVAAVTRGCANLGRHIENLRGFGLPVVVALNHFDGDSEAEVAALQTYCGHHGVKAVIARHWAQGGAGAEDLAREVVALSEGEVDFHTLYPDSMPLWQKIETICTRIYRASHAEAAAGIREQLETWEEAGYGHLPVCIAKTQYSFSTNPALHGAPEGHIVPVREVRLNAGAGFIVAICGQIMTMPGLPRQPAAESIGIDEDGWIEGLF; from the coding sequence ATGACTTCAGATATCCAGATCGCGCGGGCCGCGACCAAGCGCCCCATCGCAGAGATCGCCGAAGGCTTGGGCTTGGGGGTGGATCAGATCCTGCCTTACGGCCATGACAAGGCCAAGATTACCCATGACGCTATCGCTACCTTGACGGATCGTCCCATGGGGCGCCTGGTTCTCGTCACCGCAATCAGCCCGACTCCGGCGGGCGAAGGGAAGACGACGACGACCGTGGGTCTTGGCGATGCGCTGAACCGGATCGGCAAGCGCGCCACCATCTGCATACGTGAGGCCAGTCTTGGTCCGAATTTCGGCATGAAGGGCGGCGCGGCAGGAGGAGGCCGTGCGCAGATCGTGCCGATGGAGGAGATGAACCTTCATTTCACTGGCGATTTCCACGCCATCACCTCGGCCCATAACCTGCTGGCCGCGATGATCGACAATCACATCTATTGGGGTAATGCGCTGGATATCGACACGCGCCGGATTACATGGCGGCGGGTGATGGACATGAATGACCGGGCCTTGCGCGACGTGGCGCTCGGGCTGGGGGGGGTGGCGAATGGCTTTGTGCGGCAAAGCGGGTTCGATATCACGGTGGCCTCCGAGGTGATGGCGATCCTGTGTCTTGCCAGCGATCTGGGCGATCTGCAGGAAAGGCTGGGCCGGATCGTTATAGGCTATAGCCGCGATCGCCAGCCTGTCACGGCGCGCGATCTAAAGGCCGATGGTGCCATGACCGTGCTGCTCAAGGATGCGTTGCAACCGAATCTCGTCCAGACGCTGGAGAATAACCCGGCGCTGGTGCATGGCGGGCCTTTTGCCAATATCGCCCATGGCTGCAACAGCGTGACGGCCACGCGAACGGCGCTGCACCTTTCGGATTACGTGGTTACCGAGGCAGGCTTCGGCGCCGACCTGGGGGCCGAGAAGTTCCTGGATATAAAGTGCCGTCTGGCCGAACTGTCTCCCTCTGCCGTGGTGCTGGTTGCTACGATCCGCGCGTTGAAGATGAACGGTGGGGTCGCCAAGGCCGATCTGGGAGGCGAGGATGTGGCCGCGGTCACGCGCGGCTGTGCCAATCTGGGCCGGCATATCGAGAATCTGCGCGGCTTCGGCTTGCCTGTCGTGGTGGCGCTGAACCATTTCGACGGTGACAGCGAGGCTGAAGTCGCGGCCTTGCAGACATATTGTGGGCACCATGGTGTAAAGGCGGTGATCGCGCGGCATTGGGCCCAAGGCGGGGCAGGTGCCGAGGATTTGGCTCGCGAGGTGGTGGCACTGTCCGAGGGCGAGGTGGATTTTCATACGCTCTATCCCGATTCGATGCCGCTATGGCAAAAGATCGAAACGATCTGCACACGCATCTACCGCGCCTCGCATGCCGAGGCAGCGGCGGGAATACGTGAACAGCTCGAAACTTGGGAAGAGGCAGGATATGGTCATCTGCCTGTCTGTATCGCCAAGACCCAATATTCCTTCTCGACCAACCCGGCGCTGCATGGCGCACCCGAGGGTCATATCGTCCCGGTCCGCGAGGTTCGCCTGAATGCGGGGGCTGGTTTCATCGTGGCCATCTGCGGACAGATCATGACCATGCCCGGCCTGCCTCGGCAGCCAGCGGCGGAAAGCATCGGCATCGATGAGGATGGTTGGATCGAAGGGTTGTTCTGA
- a CDS encoding helix-turn-helix domain-containing protein, with the protein MTAIFPQTLMTPDQVAAYLGVSVETLNVWRCTKRYNLPYIKAGRLVRYRREDVDAFITDRMQGGQ; encoded by the coding sequence ATGACTGCAATTTTCCCGCAAACCCTGATGACCCCTGACCAGGTCGCGGCATATCTCGGTGTCTCGGTCGAGACGCTGAATGTCTGGCGCTGCACCAAGCGCTACAACCTGCCCTATATCAAGGCGGGCCGCCTGGTCCGTTACCGCCGCGAGGATGTGGACGCATTCATCACTGACCGCATGCAAGGGGGGCAGTGA
- the rplM gene encoding 50S ribosomal protein L13, which translates to MKTYTAKPAEIEKKWILIDAEGVVLGRLASIVANRLRGKHKPSYTPHMDMGDNVIVINADKVQMTGNKRRDKTYYWHTGHPGGIKHRTAAQLLDGAHPERVVIKAVERMISRNKLGKQQMTHLRVYAGTEHPHEAQQPEVLDVKSMNAKNTRSA; encoded by the coding sequence ATGAAAACCTATACCGCGAAACCGGCGGAGATCGAGAAGAAGTGGATCCTGATCGACGCCGAGGGCGTCGTTCTGGGCCGTCTCGCCTCGATCGTCGCCAATCGCCTGCGCGGCAAGCACAAGCCCAGCTACACGCCGCATATGGACATGGGCGATAATGTCATCGTCATCAACGCCGACAAGGTGCAGATGACCGGCAACAAGCGCCGCGACAAAACCTATTACTGGCATACCGGCCATCCGGGCGGGATCAAGCATCGTACGGCGGCTCAGCTGCTGGACGGCGCCCATCCCGAGCGCGTGGTGATCAAGGCCGTTGAGCGTATGATCAGCCGCAACAAGCTGGGCAAGCAGCAGATGACCCATCTGCGCGTCTATGCCGGGACCGAGCATCCGCACGAGGCGCAGCAGCCCGAAGTGCTGGACGTGAAGTCCATGAATGCCAAGAACACCCGGAGCGCGTGA
- a CDS encoding GFA family protein — protein sequence MVKLTGGCTCGRIRYRMLERPLFTHCCHCSWCQRETGSAFVLNALIETDLLQVEGEAKKTLTPSASGKGQRIIRCPDCRVALYSHYAGAGARFAFLRVGTLDDPSSCPPDVHIFTLTKLPWLQLPEDVPVMTEYYDREVLWSATSLARRNAALARE from the coding sequence ATGGTGAAGCTTACCGGAGGCTGCACCTGTGGGCGGATTCGCTATCGGATGTTGGAGCGGCCGTTATTCACGCATTGTTGCCACTGCAGTTGGTGCCAGCGCGAAACGGGAAGCGCCTTCGTGCTCAATGCGCTGATCGAAACCGATCTGCTGCAAGTCGAGGGAGAGGCAAAGAAAACTCTCACACCCTCCGCCTCGGGAAAGGGGCAGCGGATCATCCGTTGTCCCGATTGCCGCGTTGCGCTTTACAGTCATTATGCAGGGGCCGGCGCACGTTTCGCCTTTTTGCGCGTGGGAACGTTGGACGATCCGTCCAGTTGCCCGCCGGATGTTCACATCTTTACATTGACCAAGCTGCCTTGGCTGCAATTGCCCGAAGATGTGCCGGTCATGACGGAATATTACGACCGTGAAGTGCTATGGTCAGCCACATCCCTTGCGCGCCGGAATGCGGCGCTGGCGCGGGAGTGA
- the drt3a gene encoding antiviral reverse transcriptase Drt3a gives MQISPYRKTALEGCIRVGDSSRYGIDLEKDKETIFETVYQKLEDATLDFPHKETPINRGRRLFQLQEYLGVLALRATSRSLNQSYGIRPPNRNAIVRGVLESLFDAAPSHVIRCDIASFFECLKPGPIMDEIYRSTKLHPHVRTVIKNLEDSRLLNPKVAGVPRGLGLSSTFAEIRLRDIDSSIKSHPQVYRYFRFADDILIFSMSEPNSVLEYVNNLLEPEFELRRNKTKIVPLNCRTDTQDNPCNEEPAIFSYLGYKFTCQHGIKTRKSRRVMVSISDNKISERKTRIILSLKALRKEKRGNLFVDRIKVLTSNYQVRKSRHTHGQRKAKVRTGIYYNYRVCGVYEHGKHGPERKRVDPGELKSLDGFMNSLIWGANSEFRAEVDAHLSSAQKSNLKGVSFYKGFTQKITLRLKRETVSAARRAWRNA, from the coding sequence ATGCAAATTTCACCTTATCGAAAAACGGCCCTGGAAGGTTGCATCAGAGTAGGAGACTCGTCCAGGTACGGCATCGATCTCGAGAAGGATAAAGAAACAATTTTCGAGACAGTCTATCAGAAGCTTGAGGACGCGACTCTCGATTTTCCTCACAAAGAAACTCCGATAAATCGAGGGCGAAGGTTGTTTCAGTTACAAGAGTACTTAGGCGTTCTGGCCCTCCGAGCAACATCCCGAAGCCTCAATCAGAGCTATGGAATTCGACCACCGAATAGAAACGCTATCGTTCGTGGTGTACTGGAAAGTCTATTTGATGCTGCGCCATCTCATGTCATTAGGTGCGATATTGCTTCCTTTTTCGAATGTCTAAAGCCGGGTCCCATAATGGATGAGATCTATCGATCTACAAAGCTCCATCCACATGTTCGAACGGTTATAAAAAATCTGGAAGACAGCCGCCTACTAAATCCAAAGGTTGCAGGAGTGCCTCGCGGGCTGGGCTTAAGTTCCACGTTTGCCGAAATTCGGCTCCGAGATATTGACAGTAGTATAAAATCCCATCCACAGGTCTACAGATATTTCCGTTTTGCTGACGATATTCTGATCTTTTCGATGTCAGAGCCCAATTCGGTTCTGGAGTATGTGAATAATTTGCTTGAGCCTGAGTTCGAACTTAGGAGAAATAAAACTAAGATTGTGCCTTTGAATTGCCGTACAGACACTCAAGACAATCCCTGCAATGAAGAACCAGCTATCTTTAGTTATCTTGGTTATAAGTTTACTTGCCAGCATGGAATCAAGACTAGGAAATCGAGGCGTGTTATGGTCAGCATTTCCGATAACAAAATCTCTGAGAGAAAAACACGAATCATCTTGTCCTTAAAGGCCCTTCGGAAAGAGAAGCGCGGAAATCTATTCGTTGATAGAATAAAGGTGCTGACAAGTAATTATCAGGTGCGGAAAAGCAGGCACACCCATGGGCAAAGAAAAGCTAAGGTTCGGACCGGTATCTACTACAATTACAGAGTCTGTGGTGTGTATGAACACGGCAAGCATGGACCAGAGAGGAAGCGCGTTGATCCCGGTGAGCTTAAGTCACTGGATGGCTTTATGAATTCTCTTATATGGGGAGCCAATAGTGAGTTTCGTGCGGAAGTAGACGCCCATCTTTCTTCAGCTCAAAAAAGCAACCTGAAGGGGGTGTCATTTTATAAGGGGTTCACTCAAAAAATAACATTGCGGCTAAAACGCGAAACTGTATCGGCGGCAAGGAGGGCATGGCGAAATGCTTGA
- the rpsI gene encoding 30S ribosomal protein S9 yields the protein MAEDIKSLDELKSAVSGTEADAPVTEAETAVKREAQRDDLGRSYATGKRKDAVARVWVKPGSGKVSVNGKDINEYFARPVLQMILRQPFDVAGVAGQYDVQATVKGGGLSGQAGAVKHGISQALQLHEPSLRPALKAAGFLTRDSRVVERKKYGRAKARRSFQFSKR from the coding sequence ATGGCCGAAGACATCAAATCTCTCGACGAACTGAAGTCGGCCGTTTCGGGAACCGAGGCCGATGCGCCCGTGACCGAGGCCGAGACCGCCGTCAAACGCGAAGCGCAGCGTGACGATCTTGGCCGCTCCTATGCGACTGGCAAACGGAAAGACGCGGTTGCCCGTGTTTGGGTCAAGCCGGGTTCCGGCAAGGTCTCCGTCAACGGCAAGGACATTAACGAGTATTTTGCCCGTCCGGTGCTGCAGATGATTCTGCGTCAGCCCTTCGACGTGGCTGGCGTGGCCGGTCAGTACGACGTGCAGGCGACCGTCAAGGGCGGTGGGCTGTCGGGGCAGGCGGGTGCCGTGAAGCATGGCATCAGCCAGGCGCTGCAATTGCACGAGCCCAGCCTGCGCCCGGCGCTGAAGGCCGCTGGCTTCCTGACCCGCGACTCGCGCGTGGTTGAGCGGAAGAAATACGGCCGTGCGAAAGCCCGTCGGAGCTTCCAGTTCTCGAAGCGCTGA